Genomic segment of Rhodococcus rhodochrous:
CACGGGAAGGTAGAGGGCGGAACCACCGGCGAGATCACGCACGTCCATGTTCCCTCCGTGCGCGCCCGGCGGGATCGTGTTCAGTGCTTCCTCGGTGGCGGCCGTGACACCGGACAATCCCATGAACGGCGCGATGGGGAACGAGGCGCTACCGCTGTTCCACTCCATGGTGGCCCGTGCGCTCGCGAGGTCGACGGTGCAGAACTGGCTGATGATCGGAACCGCTTCGCCGGTGGTGTCGTCGACGGGACGTTCTCCTGCGAGACAACCGAGACCGTGACGGCTGGACACGACCCCGTAGGGAACGCGCGGTGTCAGTTCGAGGTATTCGACCTTGAGGATGTCCCCGGGCTGCGCCCCTTCGACATGGACCGGACCGGTGACGACGTGAGGGCCGTCCGGGCCGCGGGTGTGGACCACATCGGATGCGGCGAGATCGACGAGATCCGTCAGCACGTCGTCGCGTGCGACGCCACGTTCGCCGAAGTAGGCCAGGGGATCACGCCCCTGGTCCTCCATGAGTCCCTCGTGGGAGATGGTGTCGAAGGTGACGGTCTCGCCGGAGG
This window contains:
- a CDS encoding acetamidase/formamidase family protein; this encodes MTVLQPHTGPIPGQHYVPAEGGALTWGRLPTPSRKPVLTISSGETVTFDTISHEGLMEDQGRDPLAYFGERGVARDDVLTDLVDLAASDVVHTRGPDGPHVVTGPVHVEGAQPGDILKVEYLELTPRVPYGVVSSRHGLGCLAGERPVDDTTGEAVPIISQFCTVDLASARATMEWNSGSASFPIAPFMGLSGVTAATEEALNTIPPGAHGGNMDVRDLAGGSALYLPVQVDGAGYYMGDPHFAQGNGEVSLTALEASLRTTVRLTVLTPDEAFASTGALSGPFGETSEHWIAIGMDRDLDEAVKKCVREAIRILGEVAEVPPSVAYLYLSAAGDLAVSQVVDDVKGVHCLIRKKDFPAWT